GTTCAACAGGTCCGATATTTTCCTTACTATTCATTCTACTAGAATCCttaatgttgttgttaGCGGTAACAGTATACTTGGTATTTTCCTTAGTCGTCTTATAATCAAACATTAAATTGGTATAATCTCCGTTATTCAAAtgcttttttaaaacataagGTAAATTGATTAAGGAAGTGTTGGCCTCCACATATTCAATTGTTTTAcgaaaatttttcaatctCTCGTTAGAATCAATTAAATGCTTCAAAAACATTGTACCCTCTCGGCTAGTTTCCGCGACTGCGACATCTAACGAGTCTAATTTCTTATCATCATTCttggaaaaattttcataaaTATGATCTAAGTTGTTTTTAGAACGAACATATCTGAAAAACTGTGATTGAActaattgttttaattgGGCGCTTTGTTTCTGTAAAGAAACGTCTAAAGTATCTAAATCCCTTGTTAGATCGGCAAACGTATCTTGAGAATGAATGTTTTGCAAAAAAAGTTTGGAATTAAATCTTACACTATTTATGGAGTAAATCTGTGGATCTTTCACGGAAGTCAAAGCATTGGTTAGTGAGTTCCCATTCAAAGGATCTATATCATTGATATTAGTTATATTTTCACCTCTTTGCGAGGACATtaattcatttaaaatatcgTACGAGTTATCTTTGTTTACTTCAGCTGGGAATGAATATTGTTTTGAGTTAGAGTTAGAATCCCAAGAAACTGTAGGATCTAGTGAACTTAACCCATATGCATTTAATAGAGTAGTAGGGTCTATTTTGAAGGCATTTTTGTCGTCACTTTTTTGAGAATTCATTTTAATTCAccttaactttttttttttttttttttttttttttttttttttggtttatttatttaaattataaacatgttgtgtttttttttttttttttttttttttttttttttcttaattatcattgaaataattttttttattttttttttatttagggagtaaatatatatatatattatgcACTCGATAAGCCAATGTCCGTTATTTTCGGACTCGGTTTTCCatgaattaaaataaaaattacaatggtaaataataataatggttaTCTATATAAATCACCTATTAAGTATACATCTGTAAATAAATTATGACCTTTTAGAACCACGTACAGGTGGAATAGGCTTTGACTCTAAtttacttttctttttaaacaTTGGAGCATGTTGTAGCATATCTGGAACAACAATAAATCGAACATTAGATCCTCTAATAAACACATGGTCCATATGTGTTATTTGCTGATTATCTCTTCCTGTAACTATACAATCTTGTAATTGGATATTCATGTTATCTTCActttctaataatttacCCTTATATGTTTCCCCATTTTCTAGTTCTAATGATACTATGTGACCTTGTGCTTCATTCAATAGTTTAATCGGTATGCTATTGCTActcattattgttatatatatatacagtTTTATTATGAGTATAGTGAAAACCACAAATGGTATGTAATTGATTttacattaaaaattttatagttCAATTGTAGAAGTATTTAAAAGTAGCggtttataatattaatatagaAAATATGGATGAGttttaagattattatgtaagaaaaaaaataaaaaataaaaaataaaaaataaaaaacaaattaccGACGCCTCGGTCTTTGGCACAAgggaatattttttttttttttttttttttttttactgcAAGTCTTacaattttaaactttATAAAGTATATCAAAAGCTGTTGACGTATTTTTATATCCTTCTTATAAAaacatcaaaaaaagaCTTAAAAGAATAAGGGCATCCCTTAAATAAAGAttcaaatataacaaatgAAGATATCCTTAGAACAAGTTCAGTTTGAAGAAAACATTATATCAGGTCAAATATCCAATTTCAAAGTTATTCACAATGTAATGTATATCATCACTAATGCTGATTCTACTGTAGTCTTTATTATAAACCTAGATACCCCagataaaattgaaaaattaaaagtcCCCGTCTTAAACAAGGAGGAAAAGATTACTAGAATGTGGGGTTTAAATGATACAAATGGGGGTGTTCTATTCAAAACTAACTTGGGTAGATATTTTAAGTATTTCGCTGCTGATGGGAAAACCTTTTCTTTAGAActattaaagaaattgaGTAAAAAAAGCAACTTTCATATAACTAGTGTTAATCCCTGCCATGACGGGAACTCTGTTTTACTAGGAACTAAAGAGGGGAAATTatatcaatattttatgGTTGAAGATAAATTAACCAAGCTTTATCAATTTGCCAATAGCAAAAGTATAGATGGAATATTATGcgataaagaaaatatccTAGTTGTTTCTAACACATTTATTTGTAAATGGAGTAACGTGGAtctattaaaacaaaaattcaCTGCACCTCACGAAACTGAGTATTTTGATAATGGTCCTAATAATAGGGGGGTTACTCGTCACAATACTTTTGCAACTTATAATATGTCCAAATTTGCATGGGTCACCAAAACGGGGGTTTTATTTGGGGATCTAACAGATAAATTgtcaaatattaaaattctATTGAATTTGGaattaccaaaaaataattcaaaagaTACTCCATGTGTTGTTTCTGCTGTGGGTATTACAgagttttatttatatcttttgGTTAATAAATCCCAAATAGTCATTGTTAATCAATTAACGAACAAAATAGTATTTCAAGAGGttctttattttgaaaatgagAAAATTATAGGTTTGGATATAGACGAAAATAACGGGACACCAACCTACTGGACTTATTCCaacaaaaatgtttatGAAATAGTGATTAAAGAGGCATATACAAATCTCTGGGATATTTTGTGCGATTCGCATGAATATGAGAAAGCTTTGGGTTTGAATGATTTACCCCTTTTAATCAAACAAatgatttataaaaaaatggggAATTACTATTTAACGAAAGATCCTTTGAAGGCTGCAATTTCTTTTGCAAATTCAAATAGCGATTTCACATATGAAGCTTTAAAATTGGTGGATAATATTAACGCATTACAAGCGTTTCTTTTGCACCGTTTGAAAACGGCCAACTTGACAAAAGTTCAGAGGAAAATACACACTAGCTGGATCATTTGGAATTATTTACAGATGAACATCGATGATAATGACCATGACGACAAAACCCCAGAAACAGCAAAGCCTAATGAGCTTAGAAAGTTTTTGCTGGAAAACAAGGATAATATTGATTCTAAAACTGCGtatgaattattaaattatcaaaataaaaattctgatttgcttttttttgcaaatttGATTAaggattatatttttatactaAATTACTGGATTAAAGAAGAGAATTGGTATAAAGCTTTGCAAACACTAGTTTTATTGGCAGAACCGAGCTATGTTTACCAATATGctacaatattattatgtaaGTCGCCAGAATGCACAGTGACAACATGGATGCGACTATCgaattttattcaaatagACCAAGAAAAACTAATTCCTTCCATTCTATgctatttttcaaatttttactGTAAAGAAATTTGCACCTTTTCGGACACTGACAATCAGGGAGTAGTTATTAATCACggattaatatatttaaaatggGTTGTTACctcttttatttcttctccttctgctgctaacaacaataatggtgTATTATCCACCACTGCTAATAAAACAATGAGTCCACTGATATACAACAccattttatatatgatgATACTtgataacaaaacaaaCGATGAGCATGAGATCATAGAGTTTATGTCAAAGTATCCTAATAAGTACGAtacttttttcattttgggTTTAAGcttgaaatttaaaaaatttgaaacgGCAATATATCTTTACACCGAATTAACTATGTTTGATGAAGCGGTTAATTTAgcattgaataaaaatatgctAATATGTGCAAAAGATGTAGCGAGGAAAAGCGATGAATCGAAAACCAAGAAACTCTGGTTAAAAATAGCACGCGCAACTTTGTTAAACATAGACAATGGGAACCCTGTGGCcagcaacagcagcaaTGTTTCCAGCAAATCTACAATGGTTAATGGTGCACAAGCCGAAGGTATTAATTCTTCGACAACAGCAACGACAACAAGTCTTGGCACAGGCACAAAGTCCGTTACTGCCGTGAAAGTAACTTCTAATGGTAGTATTGCCACTACCGTCAGTAGTATTTCCGCTGCAGACAGTAGTAAAGATGTTAAGCAAATCATAAGTGATCTAATTGTTGACTCTGCTGGGGTTTTAACCATTAAGGATCTTTTACCTCTTTTCGATGATATTACTACGATAGCCAATATTAAAGATGAGTTCATTAAAAGTGTAAACCAACACGCAGAATTGATGAAGGAAATATCTCAAGAAATTACCGATTTAGTGaggatcaaaaaaaatattttacaagATATTGAAGCATTTCAAGATAGATATGTTAAAATTGAAGCTGGTTCCCACTGTGACAGTTGTCATGAATTGTTacagaataaaaaattttacgTTTTCCCCTGTGGACATAATTTCCATCTCAATTGTTTGGTTAAACTTATTCTAAAAGGTGGtgattatattttgaaaagtaAATTAGAGAATCttgaaaggaaaagaaaattgaattctggatttaataaaaaaattattaaagattTGGATGAGCTGCTATCAACTAAATGTCCATTATGTAGTGATATCAATATTAACAACATTGATGAgtcattattttattctttacCTAATTATAATCCAGaggataaaaataaagtagaAAGCGATTGGTGTTTATAGGGGAGAAAAGTCAGATGATCCAAAGTGAACTTTGTATATATCACGTGTACTTGTgtgtaaaataattatgacgtatatatatatatatatatattttttcttctagCGTTTATTGTTTCGGGTTTATCATATTATCGTATTTCGGACttgtaacaaaaaaaagaaaaaaaaaaagtataaaagggccaaaaacataaaatccgtttaaatatcatttttttttttttttttttttttctcaagTACAAAACAATTAGTGTATAACGTCAGCAAAAGAAATCTTCAGTGTTtggtaatatatataaaaaaggaaaagaaaaaaaagtattgaACATGGATTCAGGTATTATAGGAGATGCACCATTAGGTAATGATGATATGAATGAAtttgatgataatattgaGGGACCGATAGATGGAATGATTGTACGAACTgctgaaaaaaatgaattggTTGTAGATGATTTAAGTGATGAAGACGTTGATGGTGAAAGCAACGATAATGCCACTGATGAaagtgatgatgatgatgaaagtgatgaagaagaagaaggatatgaaaatttaaacGAGTCAGTAGGAAAAGATggtaaaaagaaaagaaattctgaaaaaaggaaaaagaggTCTCTAAagcaaaagaaaagaaaaattcgTTTAGAGGATGGAAGTGAgaatattttccaattgcCTGAATTTTcaagaaaagataaaacaTTAAAGGAAATACTAGATTTAATGGAAGATAATCCACCAATTATACCGGATGCCGTTATAGATTATTTCTTACTGAAGAATGGTATGGATTTGAAAGATGTCAAAGTTAAAAGATTATTAGCACTAGCCACTCAAAAATTTGTTAGTGATATAGCTACCGATGCCTACGAATACTCTAGGATAAGGTCTGGTTTGGCTGTATCTAATGCGAATAATGGTCAAACAAAAGCAAgacaattattattggggcaacagcaacagcaacaaaatTTACCGTCAGCTGGCAACAACACGACATCTACCGCAACAACTAACACACCTTCAACTAGCTCTGTTCCATCACAACTacaaaatgataaaagtaAAGTTGTTTTGACAGTTAATGATTTAAGTAGTGCAGTTTCAGAATATGGGTTAAATATTTCTAGACCCGATTTTTATCgttaaataaagataaagtatttttttttttttttttttctttagttATGTGTACGCctgtatatgtatatatttgtcTGTGTAATTTTTGGTATACTTGGTTGATATCTATTAGCAACTAGGGGGGAAATAGAAACAAAGATGTTTTGATACAATAACAGTGAtgaataattaaaataagcTTGACTACACGAATATCTTTGACGTTTCCACAATTTGACCAGACGATGGAATGGCATGTCACAGATATTTTCAGTATGTGttggtttttatttgttaattttttattcgtCGAATGTGACAAGTGTTTTTGCgaaaacaatttaaaaaaattccaGAAGGCtccagaaaaaaagaatttgacgtttttggaaaaggctttcatttttaaacttttgcTTTACACTCAACAAATCATTTTCCTTGTGTGTACTTGCTGCCGTACACAGTGCAGTGCCATTGTTAACCAATCTTTTCAGATGTTGAACTTTTGtaataccaaaaataaCTATCTATaactaatatatatattatatatatatatatatgataaaaaagaaaaaaaaaaaaaaaaaattacagaCATATAACACTTTCTTCCTTCAGatttcccctttttttaagaaataagaaaaataaaataaaataaaaataaaacaaaacaaaagaaattaaaaattaaaagaaaatggtTGTGGATTATTCTAAATGGGATAAAATAGAGCTATCTGACGATTCAGATATTGAAGTGCATCCAAACGTTGATAAAGCTTCATTCGTCAGATGGAAACAGCAAAGTGTTCATGAACAAAGAGCTAAGAGAAACCAAGATATTAAAACCTTAGAAGCTCAAATTCACATGTATCAgcatttaaataaaagagtTGATACTATGCTACAAAACGGTAATGTCAAAGATTTTAGTGATTTGAATGAGGTAACAAGGTTTTTAAACTctaattttgataaaacTGAGAATAGTGAGGGCGAATTTGTTGATAAAGATATCCCCACCTATAATGAAATGGTAGAAGATTTAATTGAACAATTGAAGCGAGAGTTGGTTAATGAAAAGCAAGATCCAACTAATGGAAATTTGGTAAAAGACAAACTAATACAACATAGAGCCAAAATAGACGAAGTTACTGTTGAAGGTCGCAAAAAATTAGATCAACTATATAAGGAAAAAGCATTGCACATTTCTTCCGATGATATACATACGGGATTTGACAGCagttttatcaataaaaagcaAGGTACTCAAGAtgctttaaaaaagaacaacaTAAGTAGTTCACCAACGACTGCTACTGTTTCTAAAAGCGAATTGCCATCGACTATCAAACACTTTATTGATTATAAGGATGATGTTATGAAATTAGATGATCGGACTAAGAAATTGGGTGAAATTCCGGTTCATGCTCTGAAAGAGTCGCAGACTTACCTACTAAATAATATGGAAATATTATCTGAGCAACAAAAAGATGCATTGGTCATGACCTCCTTTGAAGCCGAATTGAAAGGTGACCATGACAAAGCCTATCAGATTGTCTTTCAATCCGAATTGATGTCTTATATCATAGAAGTTTATACTTTGAAACAGATTCCTTATTTGCATACTACCCAAATGGCTGATGTTATTCGTATGTTTTTTGAGAAAGTGTTTTATTCCACCAAAAATGATATGGGGAAACAGTCATTTTTATCGGCTGTTGAATCAAGATTTGAGCATATTAAAACTCGGTGTAAGATTATTAAGGAAGAAGATAATAAGGAGACCAAAGGTGCTTCAGATGAGCAAGAGGGCGTTGAAACGATTCAATTGAAATCTTTGGACGAGTCTAGCGAGCTAGTGGTCAACTTACCCAATTTGGACAATCCAGCTAATGaggaagagaaaaaaatagttgagttatttaaaagtttacCTCCTAGCATGCAAAAAGCCGTCAAGAGTGGAAGTTTAGATGAAATTAATAAGGTTTTTGCCGATATGTCAATTGATGAAGCTGAACATATTCTAAGTATATTCGATGAGGCCAATATTATCGGGGTTGCTGCATTATTAGAAGATGAAAAGGAATTTGATACTCTAAAGGAAGAATATAATacttcaaaattaaatgacCTATCTCTATCAGAAGAACCAACTGGAAGCAAGCCTGTAACTAAGTCTATTGAGGATGAGGTTGATTAGATCTATCAACCcgtatatacatatatatatatatgtgtttttgcttatttatttttaagtaTATAgctaataaataatagtgGCAATGAATTAAAATGATAGCCCATGCTCTAAttcgtttatttttttttaattttttatttattatttttttttttttttaaaaattttttttttccatctAACAAAAGTCATAGGTATTGAAAGATCTTCTGGACCAAGAATCTACATTCCATTTATAAATACCAAAGCTTGTGCCAATAAGTAGGGAACTTCCATTCCCATTTTGAACCCAATCAATACCACTTATATCATTATCttcactaataataatgttaccCCTTGAATAAAATCCAGCCTGTAAAGAATTTGATCCATATGAAAGGGGGTCGGACAAAAAGGACGAAGATGAGGAAttagatgatgaagatgtaGATGATGAAAGTATTGCGTTGTCAATAGTTGAAGTTTCATTGTGGGAGTTGTCAACTGGTGCAGTAATATGATCGTcaccaatattattattatcatgtTCTCGAATTTGGTGCCCCTCAACAACAtttacttttcttttctttttcggTTCACTCATAATGTTGCATGGGCCACTAGATTTCAGCTGGCTAGTGGCAACCACATTTAGATCCAACTGTTCTGGTTCAATAATGGTATATTCATCTTTCTCGTTAGAATTTTCATAACCACCACTGTTGTTCTCCCTAGCGGCACTGTTGTCATCGTTATAATTCCTCTCTAatggatttaaaaaatcaggCCCGGTGTTATAGTATCCAAATGTACGATGCAAATAGTGCAATTTATCTTTGTTGTGAAAAGTTATTACCCttggttttaaaatattatagttattatCCTCCAGTCCAGCATTTTCAAGGATGCTATTTCTAGCATGGCCATAAGTTACGTTGGCTTCACCACGGATGCTTTCATTTACTGCTATTGAGCCTGTGTTTGAATAATTAGGTACTTCCAACGGATTCATTTCGGGAAATTTAACTTTATCCGCAAATTTGATGACCAGAtgattattaaaatttcttgTGTCAATAACATGCACCCGACTTGCATGTTCAGATATGAATAACAAATCGTCTAATCCACCACTATATTTACAGCATCTAAATGAGCCCGCTTGGTTTTTAGGTCTTGAAGTTGATATTATATGTATTGGTCTGTTCATTTTCCTTGTATCATAGATCAAACAAACAccattttggaaaattgtGGAAAACTGATAATCTGTCTGACTAAAGCTTGTAGAAAATCCGTGGTCTCCCTTTATGGACTCAAAAATGTCAATTTTATCTGAATATGAATTATCGTTTATAGCATATCTTGGAACTCTATTAAACTGGTTACTGTTGGTGTTACTCGAACTAGTGTTTATCGCAGAGGAGGGTGAATATACCGAAAAAAACTCACCGCATAGAGCACTGGATCTATGGTACAAAGCAAATTTATTGGAATCCCCACTAACAGCCATCATTTTCCCATCATGACTTAATTTACAACTATTCAAGGGGAATTTCAAATCTGAATAAGTATTTAGTAATGTTACCCTACTGTTGCTCACATCACAATGGTACAAGTGTGAGTCATTATTACAACTGAAAATTTCATATTTTCCGCTGCAGCCATCTGAGCTAATTTCTATAtcgttattaatatattgaCCAATCTTATAGGTGGAAGTCTTGATACTCTCAGTACTAGATATATCCGGTGTGATAGAAATCAACCCCTTCCAATTATTGCCATTTGTAGTGTTGTCGTTGATGGTATTATTTGGTACAACACTTTCAAATGAATCTAGTAAATTGGACAAATTTTGATTTCTCCTTCTCCTTATTCTTTCTAATAGGGATTCATCTTCTAATGAATAAACTCCACCACAAACCAAAATATTGCTGTTTTCCCTAAAACATTTTGGTTTAAAGGGTAAGATGACTTTATCTTCATAAAAAGACGAATTGGAAGAAGCAGTATCTTGAGTATCATATGAAGCAGCAGTATTTAAAGCCCTGATAGAATTTTCAAAGCAATACAATATTTGATCGTCTTTGTAGCCTTTTACTAGATCACGCAATTGCCAATGATTTATAGTAACCCTTACATCGTATAAAGATAGCTTTTTAGatagaaaatttttgtaaacGCTTTGATTGTATTCatctatatttttactattgttattatttttagattgTAGTTCTATCCCACGGCGACGGCGTAAGGATCTTAAAGAATTAACACTTTGTGTGATGGTCATGATATTAATGGGGCCTGTATGTATATGtggttttatatttatagttAGTCAGAAtaagttatatatatatatatatatgagtATGTAGAAATGTattgatttgttttttagCTTTTTTTGCTGTTGGGTATATAAAAGGATATTATCAGGCAATTAAATTAGTATCGATGTGCAGAAGATTTGTGTCAAatggtattaaaaaataaaatagaagaaagtaagaaaataaatagataaataaaaggatATAAAGATTGACTTCCCACTCCCCCCTGtcccccttttttttttttttttttattattatttcttttcttgaGTCACCCACCACACCACATTGTACGCCACTCGCCGGATACCGGCAACCCGCCTTAAAAATGCATTGATCcgttcaatattttttatattttatattttcctttttttgttagaaACGAGAAAAACTTAAAGTCACGTGTATCATTTTCAACCTCGTCTGTTTTCTTGCCGTTATCTTGGCTTAAATCTGCCACAAGTAAAACTATTCCAAATTTTCCATTATAGAGTATAAAATGTAAAtgtcttatttttataatattctgaaagaaaaaaaaaaaaaaaaaaaaaataatcacaGATAAGCactttttattgttactatttcAACCGTTTGATCATGATTTATATTCATATATACTCGATGCTACCCTTCATTCTTTTTACTTATACAATACCATCCTACAAAAGCAATACCTATACATCCtattcaaaattaataataaataaataaagcaTTCAAACCAATCAATGGTATAAAAATCgtattaaataaaacccGCTATAATTGACATAACTTTTACTTTTGTTCAGATTTCaatttcattaataaaaatgcaGCATTAGTAGTCTCGTCTATATTAGCAGCATCATTACCTATGGCAGTACCAGTACCACCATTGTTATCCATAAAACgacaatttttctttaatatcCTTAATTTCTCGGGACCTATGCTCGCCCAGTCTTCATCGTCTGTATCAGAATGTTGCTGTTCTTGATATAGTTTGTCATTATTGGAAGCTGGGGTAGCTAATGAAACAGTTGTTCTAACACAAGATTCTGTATTACTTATACGAGGCATATTTTCATCTCcaaaatctttatttttaccgttgttgttattcttgcttttattttttgtagtaTTTATAATACTGTTAGTTTCCGTAACGTTATTGTCTTGAATTATATTTATCGCGTTGTTAGAGGAAGTAGCACTGTGACTATTtccattgttgttgctgttgttattattattgttgttattattgaataaaaagtcatttttattactactgtTTCTTCTAGTTGATGATTTCCTACGAtgtgttatttttactattttgGAAATAGTTGCATTATTAGTGCTATTAGCGGTTGGGGGAGATGGTCTTTCACTTAACAATACACTAGATTTTCTCCTATTCTTGTCCATGCTATGGAAATAGTCTTCTtcctcatcatcttcaaaaaatacatcATTGTTGTCATTATTTTCGTTATCGGATGGTggggaagaagaagatgttgatgatgatgatgaagctAATACGTTTTCGTCAAAAtaactgttattatttaatttgttaGCAGTTATATGGCTgttattttgtttgataAAATTCTTTCTCTCTTGCAATCCATTCTCAAAACTATGACTCAATTGTTGTTGAGTTTTCAAGTCATTATTGATTTTCTCATTGGCAGCCAACACCGAGGccaattcttttttgaaatcCTTAGGGTCCTCAACTTTTCTAGCCCTCCATTGACCCCAAcctattttttcaaagacTACAGAGTTCAATTCATCACCATTTTCTAATAAACTCATTATAACCCTTCTTTGTTTAGAAGCACTTAGTTTTTTAAACCCGGGAACATCCTTGTCCAAACCGTTGGTGATAAATCTGATAGCTAAAGGACCTTTTtgcaataataaatcactCAACATATACGGGTGAATTTTGGATGTAATATCATTGTTGTTCACTATATTTTGAGCATGAG
This Saccharomycodes ludwigii strain NBRC 1722 chromosome II, whole genome shotgun sequence DNA region includes the following protein-coding sequences:
- the STB3 gene encoding Stb3p (similar to Saccharomyces cerevisiae YDR169C | STB3 | Sin Three Binding protein) — encoded protein: MPSNTTLNDNYNKKQLNTTTIPADGQQQRVLSTHAQNIVNNNDITSKIHPYMLSDLLLQKGPLAIRFITNGLDKDVPGFKKLSASKQRRVIMSLLENGDELNSVVFEKIGWGQWRARKVEDPKDFKKELASVLAANEKINNDLKTQQQLSHSFENGLQERKNFIKQNNSHITANKLNNNSYFDENVLASSSSSTSSSSPPSDNENNDNNDVFFEDDEEEDYFHSMDKNRRKSSVLLSERPSPPTANSTNNATISKIVKITHRRKSSTRRNSSNKNDFLFNNNNNNNNNSNNNGNSHSATSSNNAINIIQDNNVTETNSIINTTKNKSKNNNNGKNKDFGDENMPRISNTESCVRTTVSLATPASNNDKLYQEQQHSDTDDEDWASIGPEKLRILKKNCRFMDNNGGTGTAIGNDAANIDETTNAAFLLMKLKSEQK